A single region of the Lysinibacillus sp. B2A1 genome encodes:
- a CDS encoding LysR family transcriptional regulator, with the protein MNMNDLTIFRTVVQTGSFSKAAEALNYTQSNISMKIQNLENMYQTTFFYRGHRGIRLTPKGEQFYEMVLKMLHLYEKSFEILQNPNEHRGLLRIGSMETTAALHLPTLLTTFHKAHEQVDITIQTNPTQQNIERLENYELDGAFVTGPVYKENILAKEFVCEELVVVTSSKHRHIDSLRDLEESTLITFRNGCSYRAILEHWLHEDAVRPQNRMEFGTLDGIIGCVAAGLGVTLLPRAIAQKYMKTQSLSLHILTTKKAQVPTWFIYRNDEVQSPVLKDFLEAINAYDYPLI; encoded by the coding sequence ATGAATATGAATGATCTCACAATTTTTCGGACAGTCGTGCAAACTGGTAGTTTTTCGAAAGCGGCTGAAGCGCTTAATTACACGCAATCCAATATCTCTATGAAAATACAAAATCTTGAGAACATGTATCAGACAACATTTTTTTATCGTGGACATCGAGGTATTCGCTTAACACCAAAGGGAGAACAGTTTTATGAGATGGTATTAAAAATGCTACATCTCTATGAGAAATCCTTTGAAATCCTACAAAATCCAAATGAGCATAGAGGCCTTCTACGTATCGGTTCTATGGAAACGACAGCGGCACTTCACTTACCCACACTTTTAACGACGTTCCATAAGGCCCATGAACAGGTAGATATTACAATACAAACAAATCCAACGCAGCAAAATATAGAACGATTAGAAAACTATGAATTAGACGGAGCCTTTGTAACAGGACCAGTGTATAAGGAAAATATTCTTGCAAAGGAATTTGTTTGTGAGGAGCTAGTAGTTGTTACATCCAGCAAGCATAGGCATATTGATAGCTTACGAGATTTAGAGGAAAGTACCTTGATTACTTTTCGCAATGGCTGCTCCTATCGAGCCATTTTAGAGCACTGGCTGCATGAGGATGCTGTGCGTCCGCAAAATCGTATGGAGTTTGGCACCTTGGATGGAATCATTGGCTGTGTTGCTGCAGGGCTAGGTGTAACCTTATTACCACGGGCAATTGCTCAAAAATATATGAAAACCCAATCTTTGTCCCTGCATATACTAACAACAAAGAAAGCTCAAGTTCCTACTTGGTTTATCTATCGCAATGATGAAGTACAATCTCCTGTACTAAAAGATTTCCTTGAAGCAATTAATGCATATGACTATCCATTGATATAA